One Acanthopagrus latus isolate v.2019 chromosome 12, fAcaLat1.1, whole genome shotgun sequence genomic region harbors:
- the ddx54 gene encoding ATP-dependent RNA helicase DDX54: MAQRKKKLTKKKRHTGSREPEADSDSGDFELAAEVKDDDSSGTKLPRFPASADYMSDVEPDTRQLVRAQNKKKKKSGGFQSMGLSYPVYKGIMKKGYKVPTPIQRKTIPVILDGKDMVAMARTGSGKTAAFLVPMFEKLKGPQAQTGARALIMTPTRELALQTMKFTKELGKFTGLRTALILGGDSMDDQFAALHENPDIIIGTPGRLMHVVTEMNLKLHNVEYVVFDEADRLFEMGFAEQLQEIIRRLPDNRQTLLFSATLPKLLVEFARAGLTEPVLIRLDVDSKLSDEIKLSFFHVRVDDKQALLLYMLRNVVKIHEQTVVFVATKHHVEYLKELLTSEGVECAYIYSSLDQTARKINIGKFVHRKAMVLIVTDVAARGIDIPLLDNVINYNFPSKPKLFLHRVGRVGRAGRSGRAYSLVCQDEMPLVYDLHLFLGRPVQFATPEHTQDSEGVFGRVPQSILDDESAHLFTAHENSHDLENLHRVSENAYKQYLKSRPNPSTESIRRVKSTDTSLMAVHPLLGSGLEKMELDRLHLVDAIKGYKSKSTIFEINSSSKTQASEVMRKKRSKDTQLVDKFTKQRDSRAADSQLRQPINPTIADDDFTHSTGREEDEDLTGVFSSVVGGKRRILRQDGEERPNNKRSRQSGKDEEYYIPYRPKDFESERGLSLSGEGTAFEQQASSAVLDLMGDEGERLNQHKHMMKWDRKRKRFVRESGKGDQKKKIRTDGGQVIDNKRNRKNFYEEWKKKYKVDDADDSDGVTGAGRRPAGGRGRGRGRGGPNFQRSATPQHTPGGRKIRSELKTSQQILKQRKKNQKQQFLQGGGMKKLRAKNKQFVGDVKKSGFGRGGQKKGKMRKRL, encoded by the exons ATGgcgcagaggaagaagaaactgacgaagaagaagaggcacaCGGGCAGCAGGGAGCCGGAGGCGGACTCTGACAGCGGAGACTTCGAGCTGGCTGCTGAAGTTAAAGACGATGATTCT TCGGGGACGAAACTGCCGAGGTTCCCTGCCTCAGCAGACTACATGTCAGATGTGGAGCCTGACACAAGGCAGCTGGTCAGagcacaaaacaagaagaagaagaagtctggAGGCTTTCAGTCCATGG GTCTTAGCTACCCTGTATATAAAGGCATCATGAAGAAGGGTTACAAAGTCCCTACCCCGATCCAAAGAAAG ACTATCCCGGTGATTTTGGATGGTAAAGATATGGTAGCCATGGCCAGGACCGGCAGTGGTAAGACAGCTGCCTTCCTGGTGCCGatgtttgaaaagctgaaaGGCCCTCAAGCCCAAACGGGGGCCCGGGCCCTCATCATGACCCCCACCAGGGAGTTGGCCCTGCAGACCATGAAGTTCACAAAAGAG TTGGGAAAATTCACCGGCCTCAGGACTGCCTTGATCCTCGGTGGAGACAG CATGGACGATCAGTTTGCTGCTCTTCATGAAAACCCTGACAT AATCATCGGTACCCCCGGTCGTCTCATGCACGTTGTCACGGAGATGAACCTGAAATTACACAATGTGGAATATGTGGTGTTTGATGAGGCTGACAG GCTGTTTGAAATGGGTTTCGCTGAACAGCTTCAGGAGATCATCCGCAGGCTtccagacaacagacagactcTGCTGTTCTCTGCCACTCTGCCCAAACTGCTGGTGGAGTTTGCTAGAGCAG GGTTGACTGAACCAGTGTTGATTCGTTTGGATGTTGATTCTAAGCTCAGTGATGAGATCAAg CTGTCATTCTTCCACGTGCGTGTGGATGACAAGCAGGCGCTGCTGCTTTATATGCTGAGGAACGTAGTGAAGATTCATGAACAGACTGTGGTTTTTGTAGCCACTAAACACCATGTAGAGTACCTCAAGGAG CTGCTGACTTCAGAAGGTGTGGAGTGTGCCTACATCTACAGCTCCCTCGATCAGACCGCCAGGAAGATCAACATTGGGAAGTTCGTGCATCGGAAAGCCATGGTGCTGATTGTGACTGATGTCGCTGCTCGTGGTATAGACATCCCCCTGCTGGACAATGTCATCAACTACAACTTCCCCTCCAAGCCTAAGCTATTCCTTCACAGAGTTG GCCGTGTGGGGCGTGCTGGCCGCAGCGGTAGAGCCTACAGTTTGGTTTGTCAAGATGAGATGCCTTTAGTCTACGACCTTCACCTCTTCCTTGGAAGGCCCGTTCAGTTTgccacacctgaacacacacaag ATTCAGAGGGTGTGTTTGGTCGGGTGCCTCAGAGTATCCTGGATGACGAAAGTGCTCATCTGTTCACGGCTCACGAAAACTCCCACGACCTGGAGAACCTGCATCGTGTCTCAGAGAACGCCTATAAGCAGTATCTCAAGTCTCGACCGAACCCCTCAACGGAGTCCATCAGACGCGTTAAAAGCACAGATACGTCCCTCATGGCCGTCCATCCACTACTAG GGTCGGGTTTGGAGAAAATGGAACTGGATCGCCTTCATTTGGTTGATGCAATCAAAGGCTACAAATCCAAATCG ACAATCTTTGAAATCAACTCTAGCAGTAAGACACAGGCTAGTGAGGTGATGCGGAAAAAACGCTCCAAAGACACACAGCTGGTGGACAAATTCACCAAACAGCGAGACAGCCGGGCTGCAGATAGCCAGCTGCGGCAGCCCATCAACCCAACCATAGCTGACGATGATTTCACACACTctacaggcagagaggaggacgaAGATCTAACG GGGGTGTTCTCTTCGGTAGTAGGTGGAAAAAGAAGAATCCTGCGGCAAGATGGGGAAGAACGGCCAAATAACAAGAGAAGCAGACAGTCGGGCAAAGACGAGGAGTATTACATCCCCTACAGACCCAAAGACTTTGAATCTGAGAGAGG GTTAAGTCTCAGCGGCGAGGGCACTGCTTTTGAGCAGCAGGCCTCCTCAGCTGTCCTGGACCTCATGGGAGATGAGGGAGAGCGGCTCaaccagcacaaacacatgatgaaatg GGACCGTAAGAGGAAGCGCTTTGTGAGAGAATCTGGAAAGGGggatcagaagaagaagatcagaACAGATGGTGGTCAGGTCATCGACAACAAGAGGAACAGGAAGAACTT TTACGAGGAGTGGAAGAAGAAATACAAGGTTGATGACGCAGATGACTCAGATGGAGTAAcgggagcagggaggaggccAGCAGGAG GTCGTGGCCGTGGCCGTGGTCGGGGAGGTCCTAACTTCCAGAGGTCTGCAACACCGCAGCATACACCCGGAGGCCGAAAAATCCGCTCAGAGCTGAAGACGAGCCAGCAGATCCTGAAACAGCGCAAGAAGAATCAGAAGCAGCAGTTCCTGCAGGGTGGGGGCATGAAGAAACTCCGTGCCAAGAACAAACAGTTTGTTGGAGATGTTAAGAAGTCAGGTTTCGGACGAGGTGGTCAAAAGAAGGGTAAGATGAGGAAGAGACTCTGA
- the LOC119030183 gene encoding uncharacterized protein LOC119030183 isoform X2, with amino-acid sequence MFCFLLFLPEHPTSSQHWVKGLQCYGCNIIQGQRYVDVGCSNPEVITCAHSHKGFKHRFCIKTESTALGIVLTSGCATSRHCQQQELPGVRIHCCDSDLCNSASSWHPGTLHYVSALLSLLLLRMWL; translated from the exons atgttttgttttctgttgtttttaccCGAGCACCCAACTTCCTCTCAGCATTGGG TCAAGGGGCTGCAGTGCTATGGCTGCAACATCATCCAGGGCCAGAGGTACGTGGACGTGGGCTGCTCCAACCCAGAGGTCATCACCTGCGCCCACTCACACAAAGGCTTCAAACACCGATTCTGCATCAAGACAGAGAGCA CGGCCCTGGGTATCGTCCTGACCAGCGGTTGTGCCACATCCAGACACTGCCAGCAGCAAGAGCTGCCAGGGGTGCGCATCCACTGCTGTGACTCAGACCTATGTAACAGCGCCTCCTCCTGGCACCCAGGCACACTCCACTACGTCAGTGCACTGctcagcctcctgctgctgaggatgTGGTTGTGA
- the rab14l gene encoding RAB14, member RAS oncogene family, like: MATAPYNYSYIFKYIIIGDMGVGKSCLLHQFTEKKFMADCPHTIGVEFGTRIIEVSGQKIKLQIWDTAGQERFRAVTRSYYRGAAGALMVYDITRRSTYNHLSSWLTDARNLTNPNTVIILIGNKADLEAQRDVTYEEAKQFAEENGLLFLEASAKTGENVEDAFLEAAKKIYQNIQDGSLDLNAAESGVQHKPSAPQGGRLTSEPQPQREGCGC, translated from the exons ATGGCCACCGCACCATACAACTActcttacattttcaaatacatCATTATTG ggGACATGGGGGTAGGGAAGTCATGTTTGCTTCACCAGttcacagaaaagaaat TCATGGCTGACTGCCCCCATACTATTGGCGTAGAGTTTGGTACGAGGATAATCGAGGTGAGCGGCCAGAAGATCAAGCTGCAAATTTGGGACACAGCGGGACAAGAACGCTTCAGGGCCGTTACCCGCTCCTACTACCGCGGAGCCGCAGGGGCGCTCATGGTCTACGACATCACCAG GAGAAGCACGTACAACCACCTCAGCAGCTGGCTGACTGATGCTAGAAACCTCACCAACCCCAATACT GTGATCATTCTTATAGGAAACAAAGCAGACCTGGAGGCCCAGAGGGACGTCACGTATGAGGAAGCGAAGCAGTTTGCTGAGGAGAACG GTCTGTTGTTTCTGGAAGCCAGTGCAAAAAC AGGTGAAAATGTCGAGGACGCCTTCCTGGAAGCTGCTAAGAAGATCTACCAGAACATCCAAGATGGCAGCCTGGACCTGAACGCCGCCGAGTCGGGGGTCCAGCACAAGCCCTCCGCCCCTCAGGGCGGCCGGCTAACCAGCGAACCACAGCCCCAGAGGGAAGGCTGTGGCTGCTAA
- the LOC119030183 gene encoding uncharacterized protein LOC119030183 isoform X1, translating to MTLHTWLVYGLGFILVWALCLTQVKGLQCYGCNIIQGQRYVDVGCSNPEVITCAHSHKGFKHRFCIKTESTALGIVLTSGCATSRHCQQQELPGVRIHCCDSDLCNSASSWHPGTLHYVSALLSLLLLRMWL from the exons ATGACTTTACATACCTGGCTGGTGTACGGGCTTGGATTTATCTTGGTTTGGGCACTCTGCTTGACACAGG TCAAGGGGCTGCAGTGCTATGGCTGCAACATCATCCAGGGCCAGAGGTACGTGGACGTGGGCTGCTCCAACCCAGAGGTCATCACCTGCGCCCACTCACACAAAGGCTTCAAACACCGATTCTGCATCAAGACAGAGAGCA CGGCCCTGGGTATCGTCCTGACCAGCGGTTGTGCCACATCCAGACACTGCCAGCAGCAAGAGCTGCCAGGGGTGCGCATCCACTGCTGTGACTCAGACCTATGTAACAGCGCCTCCTCCTGGCACCCAGGCACACTCCACTACGTCAGTGCACTGctcagcctcctgctgctgaggatgTGGTTGTGA
- the LOC119030183 gene encoding uncharacterized protein LOC119030183 isoform X3, whose product MPIEVKGLQCYGCNIIQGQRYVDVGCSNPEVITCAHSHKGFKHRFCIKTESTALGIVLTSGCATSRHCQQQELPGVRIHCCDSDLCNSASSWHPGTLHYVSALLSLLLLRMWL is encoded by the exons ATGCCGATTGAAG TCAAGGGGCTGCAGTGCTATGGCTGCAACATCATCCAGGGCCAGAGGTACGTGGACGTGGGCTGCTCCAACCCAGAGGTCATCACCTGCGCCCACTCACACAAAGGCTTCAAACACCGATTCTGCATCAAGACAGAGAGCA CGGCCCTGGGTATCGTCCTGACCAGCGGTTGTGCCACATCCAGACACTGCCAGCAGCAAGAGCTGCCAGGGGTGCGCATCCACTGCTGTGACTCAGACCTATGTAACAGCGCCTCCTCCTGGCACCCAGGCACACTCCACTACGTCAGTGCACTGctcagcctcctgctgctgaggatgTGGTTGTGA